From the genome of Panthera tigris isolate Pti1 chromosome E1 unlocalized genomic scaffold, P.tigris_Pti1_mat1.1 chrE1_random_Un_scaffold_69, whole genome shotgun sequence:
GGCGAACagtagtaaaaaggaaaatgaagataaggGATAGTtgacaaagaaaaggtaaaaacagaaagTCAGTCAACGTGGTTGGGGAGATGAGGAAGGCCCAGGACGACATTGAGGAAGAGACTGCCATGTcaagcaggaggcagagaacaaACAAGTAAAGGCGATTCTTACAAGATGGTGAAGGTGCCGTTGTAGGTGTCGGGCTCCAGCACGGGCACTCTGCGGAGCCTCTGCTGTGGGCTGAGACCAACACACGACAGTGTCTCCTCTTTGCAGGTACAGCGCTCACATATTTTGAGGTTTGTGGTGGCATTCTGTTCTGGTTGCCAAGTTAAAGTTGTGTATGCCTTTTCTGAGGTATAGTTTACAAAATGCACCACAGGATGTTCAGTTGTTGGAGGAAAACCTGTCTCAAATGACTCTGGTTGCTGACTTACAGGAATTTCTAGGTCCATAGGTGGAACCGTGACTTCAGTCAGGTTTCGATGTTGACTCTGAACCTGTTTTGGATGTGCAAGTGTCACCTCAGGGTCCTTTGGGGGAGGAGTTGTAGTCTTCTTCAGGGTTGTCGAATGTTCAGCCTCTGTAATAGGTTCTGGAGTTATAGTAAGCTCCACATGACGAAATGGGATGATGGGTGATGCTGGATGCTGACCTTGATCCTTACTTGGAGTTGGAACTGTCACTTCCTGCTGGAATGGATATTGAACTACAACCTCCTTAggtggctctggaggctgagTTGGGGTGTCTCGCATGGTTGGAGAAGGTTCAGTCTCCACACTGGATCCTGCAGTTACAGTAAGTTCCAGGTCCATAGGTGGAACTGTGACTTCAGTCAGGTTTGGATGCTGACTCTGAACCTGCTCTGGATGTGCAAGTGTCACCTCAAGGTCCTTTGGAGGAGGAGCTGTAGTCTCCTTCACGGGTGTAGAATGTTCAGCCTCTGTAGTAGGTTCTGGAGTTATGGTAAGCCCCAAGTCCACACGATGAGCTGTGACACTGGGCAATGTTGGTTGCTGACCTTGATCCTTACTTGGAGTAGGAACTGTCACTTCCTGTTGGGACGGATACTGAACAACCTCCTTaggtggctctggaggctgggttGGGGTCTCTTGCATGGTTACAGAAGGTTCAGTCTCTGTAGTGGATTCTGGAGTTATGGTAAGCCCTGGGTCCAAAGGTTTAACTGTGACTTTAGTTAAGGTTGGATGCTGAATGTGCTCTGAATGTGGAAATGTCACCTCAAGGTCCTCTGGAGGAGCTATAGTCTGCTGCATGATTGTAGAATGCTCAGCCTCCACAGTAGGTTCTGGAGTTACAGTAAGCTCCAGGTCAGCAGGCTGAACAGTAACATTGGGCAAGTTTGGATGCTGAGCTTGCTCTTGTCCTAGAGGTGGAACTGTCACCTCATTATGGACTGGAGGTTGTGCTACAACCTCCTCAGGTGGCTCTGGAGGCTGAACTGGGGCCTCCTGCTGGGCTGGAGGAGTTTCTGCCTCCTTAGAGGGCTCCGGAGGTTGAGTTGGAGACTGCTGCAGAATTGGAGATGGTTCTACCTTCTCAGGGGCCTCTGAAGGCTGAGCTTGTACCTCCTGTTGTGTTAGAGAAGGTTCTATCTCCTTAAGTGGCTCGAGAGGTAGAGATAGGGTTTCCTGCTGGACTGGAGATGGTTCCACCTTCTCAGGAGGGTCTGAAGGCTGAGGTGGGGCCTCCTGCTGTGTGGAAGGTTCTACCTCCTTAGGGGGCTCAGGGGATACAactggggctccctgctgagttGGAAAAGATTCTGCCTCATTACCGGGCTCTGAAGGCTGAGCTGGGGGCTCCTGAGGTGTGGGAGAAGGTTCCACCTCCTTAGGGGGCTCAGGGGATATAGCTGGGGACTCCTGGAGGACTGGAAACTGAGCTGGGGCCACCTGCTGGGTTGGAGACTCTGCCTCATTAGGGGGCTCTGAAGGCTGAGCTGGGGCCTCCTGCAGTGTGGGAGAAGGTTCTACCTCCTTAGGGGGCTCAGGAGATACAGCTGGGGCCTGCTGGGGGACAGGAGACTGAACCAGGGCCTCCTGCGGGGTTGGAGAAGATTCTGCCTCATTAGGGGGCTCTGAAGGCTGAGCTGGGACTTCCTGCTGAACTGGAGATGGTTCTACCTTCTCAGGAGGCTCTGAAGGCTGAGCTGGGGCCAGCTGGGGGACTACAGACTGAGCTGGGGCCTCCTGTTGGCCTGAAGCAGGGTCCACAGCCTTAGGGGGGTCTGGAGTCTGAGCTAGGACCTCTTGTTGGCCTGGAGAAGACTCATCTTCAGGGGACTCTGGAGACTGGGAAAGATGCTTGGACTGAGCTGGAGCAAATTCAACTTTCTCAGGGGGAATAGGAGATTGAGCAGGGACATCCTGCTGCACTGGAAGATGTTTAACCTCCTTAGTTGCCTGGGGACTTAGGAAAATCCTCAGATCCACAGGTTTACCTGTGATATTAGGCAACACTGGATGCTGATCTTCACCTGGACCTGGAGGTGAGAATGTCACCTCATGCTGTACTGGAGACTGAGCTACAACATCTGTAGAGGACCCTGGAGGCTGAGCTGGATGCTCATACTGAACTGGAAAAGACTCGACCCCCTCATTGGGCTTTGGTTGCTGAGCTGGGACCTCTTGCTGGATTGGAGAAGGTTCTATACTTGCAACAGGCACTTGAGGCAGAGCTGAGCTCTCCTGCTGGCTTGGAGAAAGTTCAATTTCCTCAGGAAAATCTTCGGGTGGAGTTGAGACTTCATGCTGGACTGGAGAAGATTCCACATTTTCAGGGGGCGCTGGATGCTGATGTGGGACCTCCTGCTGGATTGGAGAAGGTTCCAACTGCTCAGGGGACACTCCAGACTGAGCTGAGGCCTCTTCTCGGAGTGGAGAAGCTTCAACCTCATTAGTGGATTCTGAGGTCATGGTAACTGAGGAATCCACAGGTTTAACAGTGACATTAGGCAACAGCAGGAGCTGAGCTTGATTCTGACCTTGAGGAAAAACTGTTACCACCTGATGCTCTGGAGAGTGAGCTGGGGCCTCCTGTTGGGTTGGAGAAGGTTCAACCTCACCAGAAGGCTCTGGATGTTGAGCTGTGGCTTCCTGTTGAGTGGCAGAAGGGTTAATTTCCTCAGAGGTCTGTGGATGCTGACTTGGGGCCTCCTGATAGGTTGCAGGTTTAACTTCCCCACGGGGATTTGGATGCTGAGTTGTGGCCTCTGACTGGGCTGGAGAAGGCTCAGTCCCCTCAAGGGGCTCTGGATACTGAGTTGGGGTCTCTGGTTGGGTTGGAAAAGGCTCACCCTCCTCTGATGCCTGAGGATACTGAGCTGGAGCCTCCTGCTGGGTTGAAGAAGGTTCAACCTCCTCAGGGGTCTGTGGATGCTGAACTGGGGCCTCCTCCTGGGTTGTAGGTGGTTCACTCCCCTCGGAGGCCTGTGGGTGCTGACCCTGGCCCTCCTCCTGGAGAGGGGAAGGTTCACCCTCTTCCTGGGCCTCTGGAAGCTGAGTCGGGGCCTCCTCCTGGGTTGAGGATGATTCACCCTCCTCAGGGGCCTGTGATTGCTGAGCTAGGGCCTCCTGCTGAGTTGTAGAAGGTTCAACTTCTCCAGGATATTCTGGATACTGAACTGGGGTCTCCTGCTGTGTTGGAAGTTTCTCCTGTGTGGTAGATTCTGGAGATTGCGTTGGAGTCTCCTGTTGAACTGGCAAAGATTCAACCTCAGGGGACTGTGGAGGCAGAGTTGGGGCTTCATGCTGGGTTTCAAAAGGTTCCACATTAAGAGGCACTGAGGGCTGAGCTATAGTCTCGTGCCGAACTGGAGAAGGTCCCACCTCTGTAGTGGGTTCTGCAGTCATGGTAAGCTGCACATCTGGAGGTTTCACACTGACATTGGGCAGGTTTAAATGTTGATCATGGTAGTGACCTGGAGGTGAAACTGTCATCTTATGATGCCATAGAGGTTGAGCTGGGTGCTCCTGCTGGGTTGGAGAAGGTTCCACCTCCCTGGAAggcagctctggaggctgagctGGTTGCTCTTGCAGGGTTGCAGAAGATTCTATCTCCCCTGGAGACTGAGCTGGAGTCTCCTGCTGGGTTGAAGATTCTGCCTCATTAAGGAGCTCTGCAAGCTGAGCTAAGGCCTCCTCCTGGGTTGGAGAAAGTTCAGCTTCTCCAAAACGGTCTGGAAGCTGAGCTGGGGGTTCCTGTTTGCTTAGAGAAGGCTTACCTTCCTCAGGAGGCACTGAAGGCTGAGCTGGGGTCTCCTGCTGCCTTAGAGAAGGATCAATCACCCCAGGAGGCTCGGAAGGCTGACCTGGGGTCTCCTGCTCACTTGAAGGCTCAACCTCCTCTGGAGGCTTACCCGAGGTCTCTTGCTGGGTTAGAGAAAGTTCTGCTTCCTCAGTATGTTCAAGAGGCTGAGGTGGGGCCTCTTGCTGGGCTATAGAAGATTCAACACCTTTATCAGGCCCTGGAGTTGTGGTAAATTCCACATCTAAAGGCTTACCTATAACCCTGGGAAACATTAAATAATCTGGATACTGACCTAGAGGTAGAGATGTCACCTCATCACTTACTGCAAGTTGAGTTAAATACTCGATAGGGAACTCTGGAACTAGAGTTGGGGCCTCCTGCTGGACTGGGGTAGGTTCAACCTCCTCGAGGCGCTCTGCAGGCTGAGCAGGGGCCTCCTGCTGGACTGGGGTAGGTCCAGCCTCCTCAGGGTGCTCCGCAGGCTGAGTTAGAGTTATGGTAAGATCCAGAGGTTTAACAGTGACATTGGGGAAGCTTGGCTTCTGAGCTTCACTCTGACTTGGAGATAGCACATTTACTTCATGATGTGCTAACAGTTGAGATATGATGTCCTTAGatggctctggaggctgagcAGGGGCCTCCTGGGGGGTTGGAGAAGGTTCCACTTCCTCGGGGGCCTCTGTAGGGTGAGCTGAGGCTTCCTGCTGGACTGAAGAAGGTTCGACCTCTTCAGGGGTACTTGAAGGCTCAGCTGGGGCTTCTTGTGGGTTTGCTGAATTTCCATCCTTAAGGGACTCTGGACGCTGAGATGGAGCCTCCTGCTCAAGTAGAGATGTTTCTGTCTCTTCAGAGGGCTCTGGATGCTGAGCCTGAGCCTCCCCTTGGGGCAAAAAAGATTCAGCTTCCTCAGGGGACTCTAGATGATTTGGGGTCTTCTGCAAGGGTGGAGGAATTTCAGCCTCCTCAGAGAAGTTTGGAAGTTGATCTGGTCCCCCTGGGAAACCCATAGGTAGGTTCTCCTCAGGATACAGGAGACCCATATTGGAATCTAAATAATCATCCTGCAGCTGTTGTTGTAGGTGCTCTTTATTTGCAAATTGGTTTGGAGTTCCAACAACTTTGGCAAGCCTTCGATGCTGAGCTAGATCTTTCTTCAGGTTTAGGGGTGAAACAATAAACTTTGTTGGCTTTGAACTCTGACTATCCAGAGATGGAACAAGTATTTCAAATGACTGGTGATCTTCGGCCTGATCTAAACCTACAGTTTTAGTCTTACTTTTGAGATGAGGAGGCGGAGCTATGGTCTGATTCTGATCCCAACCTGGCACTGGAACCACCTCTGGGAGCCTTTGATGCTGGGTTAGCTGGTCATTCAGATCCTCATCTGGCCCTGGGGGTAGTTCTCCAAACGAATCCGTGTCCAGGAATGGAACCAAAGTCTCGGTCAACTCCTTAGGCGGGGCCAACATCTGGGCTGGAGCAGAGGACCCCGGGTAATTAAAGCCCCCCGGCTCAGCTGGGGGTGTAAGTGCCTGGGGCGATTCGGGGGGGGGATCAGAGGAGCGAGAAGACCAGGGCTCAGCCGCCTCCAGGGGGTCGGAAGTCAGCTGGGCAGGGCCCACTCCGGAGGCTGAGCTGCCTGGACCAGCAGCCACAACGGTTGCCACATAAAGAGAAGCAGTGGGGCCAACAGGCGCAGCCGGGACATGACACGCGGAGGCTCCGGGGCGCAGCGACCCAGGCGAGTAGGGTACTGGCGCTGGGCCCTGAGCGGGAGCCAAACCATTATGGCAGCCCCGTGATGCGCGCGCGCACCTTTAGCAACtgcgcgcccctcccccgccaacgTCCCACCGTTTATTTATGGCGTCTTTATTTACGCCACCTTGATTAGCTCCCTGGAGATGGGCTCCGCACCACCAGAGCGGGCCCTTTTCCCAGAATCACTTGGGGCCCaggcctccctccaccctgcaaAGGCCACcactcccccccactcccccctcccccccccccccccccggggctgcTCACAGCAAGGTAGTACTTGCACTCAGATCTGGGTGGCCCCGGACTCCCGCAGCTCTGAGGGGTGGAAGGGTGGGGGAGTGGAGCAGAGCTTCCAAGGAAGCCACAGGACCTGGCATcctgggaaattaaaaaatgctagtCCAGCTCTAGCAATTTGAACTCTTGCTCTTCAAGGCTTAAATCCGAGAGACGTTCTTCCTCCCCCTGGCCATACCGCTTCCAAGAAAAGTAGCTGACCTGCAAAATAAGCACCAGTTAGGGCGATGGGGAGGAGAACACACTTCACAGTCAGATATTCTAAAATGTTGCCATTTCCTCTAAATTCTCAATACCCATGGCTGATTATTAATTCACCACTCTGTTAGATGGGGGCCTACCACTGAATCTGCGATGGCCCCTAAATGTCTGTAGGAGGAGTTTGGGGGGAGTGCTAAGCAATTCATTCTGGGAAAGAGGGCCGGAAACCAATTCTAGCCCTAAGAGCTGGGAAATGCATATTGCATTTAACAATATGAAGGTCAACAGGAACCATACTGAGATCAGTTCAGTGCAACAGTTAAAGCAGAAGTCAAATTCAAGTGTTTGGGAAATGAACTGAAATGTATTGTACTTCAGAGACATTCATAGAAGAGAACGGGAAAACTGAACTGCAGCCAGAGGAAGGACAAGAGAGTtgttatgaaagaaaaacaaaataaaaacaaagcaaaacaccaacaggttgaaaagaagaaatcagaaaaggagaTACAGCTCAAAACATAGGGTGGAGAAGAGATAAATGAGGTCTTATAAGTCGTTAAAAGGAAAGGAGTAAAAAGCATGGATGGAAAGTTTATCCCTGAATAAGAGAAGAAAtgtttcaacttctttttttagtatatgtgctgtcTAAGGAAGCACAGAAATGTTTCAACCTTTCAACAGTTAATTTTGTACCTCAAGTGTCAGGAAGTATATACACATGTCCTCAAAGCAtatttctccatctctgccttctccttccaCCAACAGGAACAGCGTCTACAGGCTGATACACCCTAAAGAAGCCTGTCTGTCTGAAGAAATGCCATCTTTCACAATTCAGCTGGTGACGGTTAGGTACCGTGTTGGACATTTCCCAGCCATAACCACCTATGGCTTTGTGTGAGGCAGCTGGGGAAGGTCTCTTTCTGCAGAACTTTGCTGTAAGTTCAGAATCACAGCCTCCTGGTCATAGTTAGGCTCAACCAGTTTTTGGAACATCCTAGTTAGGCATATACATGGCATAGGGAACGGGATACAGAGAtatccttttaaaacattatccACAGTACAGCTTGCTAATCAAGGTGCCAAAATATACTGGTACATAGTGAATGGATTATGGATACGCTGAGTGACACAAATCCCCTCAAAATGCAGGGCAACTTGTCCTAGACTAACTTGTCCCCAAGCCAGTCACCTCCATCCATAAACAGCCTCCCCTGAGGACCCTCAGAGGACTGAAGGAGTGTGAGCAGAGTTTGACACATCTCAGAAGTGCCTGCAGGGGACAAGCAAAATGACTGTTACCTGGCACTTGCTGCTTCGCCACTCTCTAAGCCTGGCCAAAAGGGTATTCCACTGCCTGGATATTGATTTTTAGGAGCCAGCTCTctagattatttcaaaataataataaagctatttTGCAGAATGTGTTTGACTTTTTAGAGTGGTCACTTAGAACACATTAGTACCAATGGACAGATGTGTCCAGCATGCATGGTGACAAAGACTCAAGCTGCTTCCTTCCCAGGGCCTGCCAGGAGCCCTGTCAGCCTCACCACCACCTACCGCCTTCATACCATGGGCAGGAATGCACTTTAGGAATCTTTTATATAAACTTCTCCAGCAGCTCCATGAGCCCCGTATCAGAAGGTTAAATGGTGGCTCTTGGCAGACACTGTTTTTTACAGCTTAAATTTCTTGTCATTATATGTATCAGATACATTCATTGCTACTGACTGCCCTAACAATGCAAGTGCATTCTGCAATATGtaactttattattatgttaaaatatctgATAGGAAAGGCTTTACAGAAATCACATTAtcctaagaaataaacattaatagagtgggagagagccaaagcataagagactgttaaaaactgagaacaaactgagggttgatggggggtgggagggagggcagggtgggtgatgggtattgaggagggcaccttttgggatgagcactgggtgttgtatggaaaccaatttgacagtaaatttcatatattaaaaaagaaaaaaaaagaaataaacattaattacacttcgaagcagaaggaaaaatgttATTTCCAATATAATTCaagtgttataaatatttttaaccgtttaaaattttcatcatatAATTGCAGGAAGTTCTATTGTCAAACTTGACCTTAAATATGAAGagactattatttaaaaagtcttaatcAGAAATTATATTTCAACTGTAACACCtgataataaaactttatggacaTGAAAGCAAGTTtaaggttattaatttttttaatattttatttataagtaagttCTTTGTAAGTTCTTCTCTTCTCATAACCATTTAAtaacaaaaaggggggggggtgcctgggtggctcagtgggttaagtatccgacttcagctcaggtcatgatctcatggcttttgagttcaagccctgcatcaggctctgtgctgacagctcagagtctggagcctgcttcggattctgtctccctctctctctgcccctcccctatgtactcgctctctctcaaaaataaataaacatttgaaattttttttttaaaaaaaacaatgaatttctCCCCAGGCTTCATACAGACAACTCAAATCCCCTTCAGTTCATTCTACTGTACAATACCAATATCATTTTTCTGCGTGTGTCATTACAATGAAAAAGGTTAGGAAGTACTGATTTACAGATACTAACTGAATATAAGAATagcagaaaatacacaaataaggcACATTTGATAGAATATGGATGCCTTCATCAGAACATTCCAGAGAAAGACACACCCTTCTCTCGAAGctatttggaaatgaaagagaagtccTGAGATTTACGGAgtaaattcttctttcttctaattcCTAAACAACGCATTCTCATCTAATTCTTTTTGGTCTTTTAGGTATTGCCTAAATTAATGTAGCACCTGCTTATCTAATACACAGTATCTAATATGCATcccagaagaatgagaaagaaaaaccatACTGCAGACACATATACATTGTACCAACCACAAGGGTTGAGATATCCCAAAGAGGGGTTCAGAATGGTCCAATATGGAAAATGTTCCACAGACAGAGATTTGACTGTACTGGAAGCAGCTTTGCACAACGAACAAGGACCATGTGGATCCAGAATAAACAGACCTCCTTCAAGAAAGGACCTTAAGATTCAGCTCACAATAAATGAAACATCTCCACCTAAACTCAGAGAATGAAAGCCCAGGCCAAAGTGAACAGAGAAGCCTCAGATCTTGGCTTATATAATTTCTTGTGACTCCAagatcaagtaaataaataataggcaATAACTGACTTCATTTGGAGCCATTTAAAATGACTGCCTCCTTCAGCAGTCCTGTAGAGCGCCCCAAACACAGATAGGACCTGACAAGCAGGCAGCTACGAGCTGGCCCAAGAGCTAAGCTGTTGGTAGGAAGGCATCTGggaaacagaaaggcaaatgcGTTGAAGCAGTTGCCTGAAATCCCCAAAGCTTTCTCCATTAATGCCTGTTTTAAAATGCCGAGAGCATTTCTGTGAACTATTAAGGGTAGGCAGAGTTACCTAATGAGGCTGTTAAATTCATTAGCCGTGTGCTTCATCTTTCTTGGTTTCCAACGTGCACGTGAAGGAGACCTCAGAGAAGTCTGTCAGAGGTCATAACCGCCCGCAAGGTGGTCACTCAGTCCTGAGCCTTAGTGAAAGGCTCAAGGCTCCTCCTAaaccatttctttgaaaatacaatGGATTAATTACTGTCATTTGCATCTGTAGCTATGCAAGCTATGATAATGATGTGCTCTAATGAAACCGATGCCTCAGGCTATAAGCTGACGAcctgaggggctgagggaggattCTCTCCACCTGAGCCCCGGGATTTCCTAAATCCTAAAGTGTGTTAGAAAAGTTGGGGAATGGTTCATAACTTGGGGCAAATTCCTAACTGTAGACAAGCTACGCTGGGTCTTATATTCATAGCTCTCAGAAACCTTTACATGCCAGAGTTTGTGAATCTACATGTTGCCAAATACTGACATTTATTTGGGTGAAATACCATTTAATCACGACTGGTTCTCAACTGATTTATAAGGCTCTTCCAAAATATATGCATCTAGGCCACCTTGGTTCAAGTCTAGTTTTCCTATTATTAGAAAAAAGTACCTCTGCTCTCTACAGAAAAAAtgactatattttttaatagtctttaaaCAGGAtccttataattttctcaaatcttAGGGTCTCAAGTTGTATGTTTATTAATCAATCACTTCGCAGGAATGGAGCTTGCTTTCTGCTaacgctttttttttcttccaatttttttaagcagcctccacacccagcatggagcccaatgcagggcttaaactcacaaccctgagctgagatcaagagtcagatatttaaccgactgagccatgaaggcgtcccccaattttttttaattgaagttgacatacaatgtcatACTGTTGCAGGTGTGCAACAGGGATTGGTGAGTGTAGTTGCCATGTGTCATCACACAACATTATTACAGTGTACTACTGTTTTCTTTAATATCAATTGCACGGTTTACAAAGCGAGTGGTCCAAAAGACAGTAGACTGTATCtgtgttgaaaaattaaaaagtgaaaaaaaaaatctatcaatgaTTTCAAAAACTGGCCGAAGGAATGTTACTTAGCTAGAGAtttcaaaatactgatttttcaCTTCTCATCTGGAAATGTGGGAGCTGGACAGCCTCCCTGTAGTCGTTTTGAGTATTTCCTTGTATTAGACAAATTTGAATAATTGTTTAACCAGTTTCAACCGTGTTGCATTAATCACAGCAAGACTTGGAGGAAAGAATTCGAAGGTGAAGCAACACCCTGGGATTTCTGTTTTTGCTGGGAGGTGCGGATTGTTGTTAGTTTGTTGTCACGCCCTGTTAGACTCTTGAATGCTGCTGTGTTCTTAAAACATACAGACTATATTTTCAGTTCACAAAGAACTTTTGCAGGTATTATCTAACGCAGATCAACTTAAatgcaaaaaagagaaatgttaccCAAAGAACAATTGTTTACGAGTtgaaattttgtgaaaaaatgtttaatcaatAC
Proteins encoded in this window:
- the LOC122236281 gene encoding titin-like isoform X6 is translated as MLAPPKELTETLVPFLDTDSFGELPPGPDEDLNDQLTQHQRLPEVVPVPGWDQNQTIAPPPHLKSKTKTVGLDQAEDHQSFEILVPSLDSQSSKPTKFIVSPLNLKKDLAQHRRLAKVVGTPNQFANKEHLQQQLQDDYLDSNMGLLYPEENLPMGFPGGPDQLPNFSEEAEIPPPLQKTPNHLESPEEAESFLPQGEAQAQHPEPSEETETSLLEQEAPSQRPESLKDGNSANPQEAPAEPSSTPEEVEPSSVQQEASAHPTEAPEEVEPSPTPQEAPAQPPEPSKDIISQLLAHHEVNVLSPSQSEAQKPSFPNVTVKPLDLTITLTQPAEHPEEAGPTPVQQEAPAQPAERLEEVEPTPVQQEAPTLVPEFPIEYLTQLAVSDEVTSLPLGQYPDYLMFPRVIGKPLDVEFTTTPGPDKGVESSIAQQEAPPQPLEHTEEAELSLTQQETSGKPPEEVEPSSEQETPGQPSEPPGVIDPSLRQQETPAQPSVPPEEGKPSLSKQEPPAQLPDRFGEAELSPTQEEALAQLAELLNEAESSTQQETPAQSPGEIESSATLQEQPAQPPELPSREVEPSPTQQEHPAQPLWHHKMTVSPPGHYHDQHLNLPNVSVKPPDVQLTMTAEPTTEVGPSPVRHETIAQPSVPLNVEPFETQHEAPTLPPQSPEVESLPVQQETPTQSPESTTQEKLPTQQETPVQYPEYPGEVEPSTTQQEALAQQSQAPEEGESSSTQEEAPTQLPEAQEEGEPSPLQEEGQGQHPQASEGSEPPTTQEEAPVQHPQTPEEVEPSSTQQEAPAQYPQASEEGEPFPTQPETPTQYPEPLEGTEPSPAQSEATTQHPNPRGEVKPATYQEAPSQHPQTSEEINPSATQQEATAQHPEPSGEVEPSPTQQEAPAHSPEHQVVTVFPQGQNQAQLLLLPNVTVKPVDSSVTMTSESTNEVEASPLREEASAQSGVSPEQLEPSPIQQEVPHQHPAPPENVESSPVQHEVSTPPEDFPEEIELSPSQQESSALPQVPVASIEPSPIQQEVPAQQPKPNEGVESFPVQYEHPAQPPGSSTDVVAQSPVQHEVTFSPPGPGEDQHPVLPNITGKPVDLRIFLSPQATKEVKHLPVQQDVPAQSPIPPEKVEFAPAQSKHLSQSPESPEDESSPGQQEVLAQTPDPPKAVDPASGQQEAPAQSVVPQLAPAQPSEPPEKVEPSPVQQEVPAQPSEPPNEAESSPTPQEALVQSPVPQQAPAVSPEPPKEVEPSPTLQEAPAQPSEPPNEAESPTQQVAPAQFPVLQESPAISPEPPKEVEPSPTPQEPPAQPSEPGNEAESFPTQQGAPVVSPEPPKEVEPSTQQEAPPQPSDPPEKVEPSPVQQETLSLPLEPLKEIEPSLTQQEVQAQPSEAPEKVEPSPILQQSPTQPPEPSKEAETPPAQQEAPVQPPEPPEEVVAQPPVHNEVTVPPLGQEQAQHPNLPNVTVQPADLELTVTPEPTVEAEHSTIMQQTIAPPEDLEVTFPHSEHIQHPTLTKVTVKPLDPGLTITPESTTETEPSVTMQETPTQPPEPPKEVVQYPSQQEVTVPTPSKDQGQQPTLPSVTAHRVDLGLTITPEPTTEAEHSTPVKETTAPPPKDLEVTLAHPEQVQSQHPNLTEVTVPPMDLELTVTAGSSVETEPSPTMRDTPTQPPEPPKEVVVQYPFQQEVTVPTPSKDQGQHPASPIIPFRHVELTITPEPITEAEHSTTLKKTTTPPPKDPEVTLAHPKQVQSQHRNLTEVTVPPMDLEIPVSQQPESFETGFPPTTEHPVVHFVNYTSEKAYTTLTWQPEQNATTNLKICERCTCKEETLSCVGLSPQQRLRRVPVLEPDTYNGTFTILNFQGNSISHIDENVWKGYRWAEKLCHVILRGSCSVSGNALGGGEWTGPPGCHPGGAGGSGERACDS